A single window of Williamwhitmania sp. DNA harbors:
- the tyrS gene encoding tyrosine--tRNA ligase: MNFVEELKWRGMIHDIMPGTVELLKKELTTAYVGIDPTADSLHIGHLVGVMMLKHLQASGHRPIVLLGGATGMIGDPSGKSQERNLLDEETLRSNQNALKNQLSRFLDFESKKPNAAIMVNNYDWMKDFSFLQFIRDVGKHITVNYMMSKDSVKKRLGEESRVGMSFTEFTYQLVQGYDFFFLYQNYNCKLQMGGSDQWGNITTGTELIRRKLSGEAYALTCPLITKADGGKFGKTEQGNVWLDARYTTPYRFYQFWLNVSDDDAAKYIKIFTMLPKQEVEALIAEHSQAPHLRLLQKRLAEEVTVMVHSRADYDSAVEASDILFGKSTSETLRKLDEDTFLAVFEGVPMYEINKSEFGSPINVIELLAEKTKVFASKGEMRRLIQGGGLSINKEKFDSAEATISLADFIDNKYLLVQKGKKSYSIVRIFQ; the protein is encoded by the coding sequence ATGAATTTTGTTGAAGAGCTAAAATGGAGAGGCATGATTCACGATATCATGCCCGGGACAGTGGAACTACTTAAGAAAGAGCTAACCACAGCATACGTAGGAATTGATCCTACCGCCGATTCGTTGCACATAGGCCACCTAGTTGGCGTTATGATGCTCAAGCACCTGCAGGCAAGCGGACACCGTCCCATTGTTCTCTTAGGTGGAGCCACCGGAATGATTGGTGATCCTTCGGGCAAGTCGCAGGAGCGAAATCTACTCGACGAAGAGACCCTTCGGAGCAACCAGAATGCGCTCAAGAATCAGCTATCCCGTTTTCTCGATTTTGAATCGAAAAAGCCAAACGCCGCCATTATGGTGAACAACTACGACTGGATGAAGGATTTCTCCTTCCTGCAGTTTATCCGCGATGTAGGGAAACACATTACCGTGAACTACATGATGTCCAAGGACTCTGTAAAGAAACGGTTGGGTGAAGAGTCACGGGTTGGCATGTCGTTTACCGAATTCACCTACCAGCTGGTTCAGGGCTACGACTTTTTCTTTCTATACCAAAACTACAACTGCAAGCTTCAGATGGGTGGCAGCGACCAGTGGGGTAACATTACTACTGGAACAGAACTTATCCGTAGGAAGTTAAGTGGAGAAGCCTATGCGCTCACCTGCCCACTCATCACCAAGGCCGATGGCGGTAAGTTTGGAAAAACCGAGCAGGGCAACGTATGGCTCGATGCACGCTACACAACCCCATACCGGTTCTACCAGTTCTGGCTAAACGTTTCCGATGACGATGCAGCAAAATACATAAAGATATTCACCATGCTCCCAAAACAGGAGGTGGAGGCGTTGATTGCCGAGCACAGCCAAGCACCACACTTACGCCTGCTCCAAAAGCGGCTGGCAGAGGAGGTAACCGTAATGGTTCACTCCCGTGCCGACTACGACAGCGCAGTGGAAGCGTCTGACATCCTTTTTGGAAAATCTACCTCCGAAACACTGCGCAAGCTCGACGAGGATACCTTCCTGGCCGTCTTCGAGGGAGTTCCCATGTACGAAATCAACAAGTCGGAATTTGGTTCACCCATCAATGTTATTGAACTGCTGGCCGAAAAAACTAAGGTTTTCGCCTCCAAGGGTGAAATGCGGCGGCTTATTCAAGGCGGTGGTTTAAGCATAAACAAGGAGAAGTTTGATTCGGCAGAGGCCACCATTTCGCTTGCCGACTTCATTGATAACAAATATCTCCTCGTTCAGAAAGGAAAGAAAAGCTATTCTATCGTAAGAATTTTTCAATAA